A region of the Sphingobium sp. HWE2-09 genome:
CGTGATCTTCTTGCTCTTACAAAGCCGGGCGCCGTCATGCATGGTTGCGTGACCTCTAACGTAGCATTGCACCACCAATGGCGGCTGCTTTGATGGCAGAGGCATAACGCTGTAGGCACTGGCTATCCGCACTGCGGCTCGCCGAAGCGGGGGCGGTTATCAGGCCGATGCGGCGTCGTTGATCGAAGCCGGACAGGTTCGGCATGGCAACTCCCGGCTGCGCGAAGCAACGCGGCATGACGGTTATGCCAAGGCCCGCGCGCACCAGCGCTACGGACCGGTCGTCATTGGTCGTGCGCGCGGCAAAGAAGGGCCGGATGCCCCGCTGCGTGAAGAAGCGGCTGACATCGGACAGGGCTTCGCAATTTCTGCGCACGATCATTTGCGCATCCCGGACGTCTTCGGCTTCTACTATTTCGTGATGCGCCAGCGGGTGTTTGTCCGGCAATGCCAGAGCATAGCCTTCCTCGAACAGCATGTCCTGTTCGCGCGCATCGCTTCCTAAAACACCAATCACGACATCGACACGGCCGCGCTCCAACCGGGGCAGCAGGTCGCGCATACGGCCTTCCACGACTTCGAGCCGCTCGCCGTCCACGCTGCACGCCTGTTGGGTCGCCGCCTCCATCCAGGGTGATGGCAACGTGGAGACGATGCCGATGCGGATCAGCTTCACCTTCTGATCGACCGCCATCGCCTGCATGGCTTTGGCAAACTCCGCCTCGATCCGCCGGGCATGGGGCGCAAAGGTCGCGCCGAAGCTGGTCAGTTCTACGCGGCGATTGGTCCGGTGGAACAGCATATGGCCGACGATCGTCTCCAGCTTCGATATGCCGACCGATAGCGTGGGCTGCGACACACGGCATTGCTGGGCCGCCCGCGAGAAATTTCCCAGGTCCATGACGGCCAGGAAATATTGCACCAGATAGCGCTCGATCATAGATACCATCTATTATATGATTTAGGTCGGGTCAATTTTTCAAGCCCGCCTCGAACTGCTATCATGCCATGATTAAGATAGAATGGGAGAGGCCAGTGACGCCCGATTTCGATTTCGCGCTCGGTGAAAATGCCGACATGATCCGCGACACGACGGCGCGCTTCGCCGCCGACCGGATCGCGCCGCTCGCCGTCAAGATCGATGCGGAGGACTGGTTCCCGCGTGATGAACTTTGGACCGAAATGGGCGCGCTTGGCCTGCACGGGATCACGGTAGAGGAGGAATGGGGCGGTCTTGGCCTTGGCTATCTGGAACATGTGCTGGCGTGCGAGGAAGTCAGCCGCGCATCGGCCTCGATCGGCCTCAGCTATGGCGCGCATTCCAATCTCTGCGTCAATCAGATCCGCCGTTGGGGCAATGACGAGCAGAAGGCCAAATATCTGCCGAAGCTGATTTCGGGCGAACATGTCGGGTCGCTCGCCATGTCGGAGGCGGGGGCCGGTTCCGATGTCATGTCGATGAAGCTGAGGGCACTGGAAACCGACGGCGGCTATGTCTTGGACGGCACGAAATTCTGGATCACCAATGCGGCCTATGCGGACACGCTGGTCGTCTATGCCAGGACCGGCGAAGGTAGCAGGGGCGTCACCGCCTTTCTGATCGAAAAGGGGATGCCCGGCTTTTCCATCGGGCAGAAGATCGACAAGGTTGGGATGCGCGGATCGCCGACGGCCGAACTGGTGTTCGATGGCTGCGAAGTCCCGCGCGACAATATCATGGGGCCGTTGAACGGCGGCGCGAAAGTGCTGATGAGCGGTCTGGATTACGAACGCACCGTGCTGGCCGGTATCCAGCTCGGCATCATGCAGGCCTGCCTCGACACCGTCATCCCCTATGTCCGCGATCGCAAGCAATTTGGCCAACCGATCGGCAGCTTCCAGCTGATGCAGGCGAAGATCGCCGACATGTATGTCGCGCTCAACTCCGCCCGCGCCTATGTCTATGCGGTGGCGAAAAGCTGCGACGCAGGCAGGACCACGCGGTTCGACGCAGCCGGCGCGATCCTGCTGGCAAGCGAAAATGCGGTCCGCGTCGCGCTGGAGGCGGTGCAGGCGCTGGGCGGCGCGGGCTATACCAGGGACTGGCCGGTGGAGCGATTCATGCGTGACGCCAAGCTGCTCGACATCGGCGCTGGCACCAATGAAATCCGCCGCATGTTGATCGGCCGCGAACTGATCGGCGCTTCGCAATGAGCGGATCGGTCCTGGACACGGCGCTATCGCCGGACAGCGAAGCATTTCGCGCCAATGCCGCGCATAATCGCGCACTGGCCGATCGATTGCGCGCGGATGTGGCCGCAGCAGCGCTGGGCGGCGGGGCAGTGGCGCGCGAACGCCATGTCGGTCGCGGCAAGCTGTTGCCGCGCGACCGGGTCGAAAATCTGCTCGATATCGGCAGTCCGTTCCTGGAAATCGGGCAGCTGGCCGCCAACGGCCTCTATGGTGATGAAGTCGCGGGCGGCGGGATCGTCGCGGGTATCGGGCGCGTGGCAGGCCGCCAGGTGATGATCGCTGCCAATGACGCAACGGTAAAGGGTGGCACCTACTTCCCAATGACGGTGAAGAAGCATTTGCGGGCGCAGGAAATCGCGCTCGAAAATCATCTGCCCTGCATTTATCTGGTCGACAGCGGCGGCGCCAACCTGCCGCATCAGGCGGAGGTTTTCCCCGACCGCGACCATTTCGGCCGTATCTTCTATAACCAGGCGCAGATGTCGGCACGCGGCATCCCGCAGATCGCCTGCGTCATGGGCAGCTGCACGGCGGGCGGTGCCTATGTGCCTGCCATGTCGGATGAAACGGTCATCGTCCGCAACCAGGGTACGATCTTCCTGGCGGGTCCGCCCTTGGTGCAGGCTGCCACGGGCGAAGTCATCAGCGCGGAGGATTTGGGCGGCGGCGATCTGCATGGCCGCAAGTCGGGCGTGGTCGATCATGTCGCCGACAGTGACGATCATGCGCTCAGCATCGTGCGCGACATCGTCTCCACCCTTTCGCCGCAGGCCACGCCGCCGGTTAATCTCCAGGAGCCGATGCCTCCTAAATATGACCCGGCCGAACTCTACGGCATCATCCCTCAGGATGTCCGCGCGCCCTATGACGTGCGCGAAGTGATCGCCCGCATCGTCGACGGCAGCGCCTTTCATGAGTTCAAGGCGCTCTACGGCACGACCCTGGTCTGCGGTTTCGCCCATATCTGGGGGATGCCGGTCGCAATCCTCGCCAATAATGGCGTCCTGTTCAGCGAAAGCGCGGTCAAGGGCGCCCATTTCATCGAACTGGCCTGCCAGCGGCGCATTCCCCTGCTGTTCCTCCAGAATATCTCCGGATTCATGGTCGGGGGCAAATATGAAGCGGAAGGGATCGCCAAACATGGCGCCAAGCTCGTCACTGCGGTCGCCACGGCGCAGGTGCCCAAGATCACCGTGCTGATCGGCGGCAGCTTTGGCGCGGGCAATTATGGCATGTGCGGCCGTGCCTATCAGCCGCGCTTCCTTTTCAGCTGGCCCAACAGCCGGATTTCGGTGATGGGCGGAGAACAGGCCGCATCGGTGCTGTCGACCGTCCATCGCGACGCGAAAAGCTGGAGCGCAGAGCAGGCCGAAGCCTTCAAAGCACCCATACGCGAGAAATATGAGCAGGAGGGTAATCCCTGGTATGCCACGGCGCGGCTATGGGACGATGGTATCATCGACCCGGCCCAGACCCGCGACGTGCTCGGCCTCGCCTTCGCGGCTGCCCTTAACGCTCCCATTCCCGAACGCCCGTCGTTCGGGCTGTTCCGGATGTGACGCGCATGATCCAGGCCCTTCTCATCGCCAATCGCGGCGAAATCGCCTGCCGCGTCATCCGGACCGCGCGTCGTCTGGGCATCCGCACCATCGCGGTCTATTCCGATGCGGATGCGCATGCGCTGCATGTCGCGCTCGCTGATGAGGCCGTGCATATCGGCGCTGCGCCGGTGCGCGAAAGCTATTTGCTGGGTGACCGGATTATCGCTGCGGCGCAGGAAACCGGGGCGGAGGCGATCCATCCGGGCTATGGCTTCCTGTCGGAAAATGCCGACTTCGCGCAGGCGGTCCTTAACGCTGGCATCATCTGGGTCGGCCCCGATCCCGCCAGCATCACCGCCATGGGCCTGAAGGACGCGGCCAAGGCGCTGATGGCCGATGCAGGCGTGCCGGTCACGCCGGGCTATATGGGCGAAAATCAGGACGCGGATCATCTGGCGCAGCAGGCGGCGGCGATCGGCTATCCCGTCCTGATCAAGGCGGTGGCCGGTGGCGGTGGCAAGGGGATGCGACTGGTCGATCAGCCATCCGATTTCGCCGACGCGCTGCTTTCCTGCCAGCGTGAGGCGTCGTCGTCGTTCGGCAATGCCCATGTGCTGATCGAAAAATATATTCAGCGCCCCCGCCATATCGAAGTGCAGATATTCGGCGACCGCCACGCTAATATCGTCCATCTGTTCGAACGCGACTGTTCGCTCCAGCGCCGCCATCAAAAAGTGATCGAAGAAGCGCCCGCACCCGGCATGGATGCGCAAACGCGCGAGGCATTGTGCGCCGCCGCCGTCCGCGCCGCCAAGGCGGTCGACTATGTCGGCGCAGGCACGATCGAGTTCATCGCTGACGCATCGGAAGGGCTGCGCGCCGATCGCATTTGGTTCATGGAAATGAACACGCGGCTCCAGGTCGAACATCCGGTGACCGAAGCGATCACCGGCCAGGATCTGGTCGAATGGCAGCTACGCGTGGCATCGGGCGAGCCGCTTCCCTGCAAACAGGACGAACTCGCCATCTCCGGCTGGGCGATGGAAGCGCGCCTCTATGCCGAAGATCCTGCCAAGGGCTTTCTGCCGTCGATCGGACGGCTCGACGCCTTCGATCTGGGCGACAGCGTGCGCGTGGATACCGGCGTTGCTGAGGGCGCGACCATCTCGCCCTATTATGATCCGATGATCGCAAAGCTGATCGCCCATGGCGACACGCGCGACGCGGCGCGCATCGCGCTGGCCGCGGCGCTGGACCGGTCGGTGGTCTGGCCGTTGCGCACCAATGCCGGTTTCCTAGTCAAGGCGCTGGCCCATCCCGATTTCGCGGCGGGTGACGTCGATACTGGTCTGATCGCGCGAGCAGGGGAGGCGCTGATGCCTGCCACCTTGCCAAGCGAAGCCGCATTGACCCGCGCCAGCGCCAGTATCAGTGGTACGGGCGCGCTGGCGGGCTTTCGTCTCAACGGCGCACGAAGGCGCACCGGTCACGTCCTGGTTGATGGTCAACCCGTCGATGTCATGGTCGGCAAGGGCGGCAGGACGCTGGCCGAACCACCCCAGGCGCAGCGCCTGGTCACGGAACATGGCCGTAGCTGGCAGGTGACGGCCTGGCGTGCGGCACCGGCCGGGGCTGCTGCGGCGGGCGACGGCGCGATCCTGGCGCCCATGCCCGGCCGCATCATCGCGGTGGCAGTGACAAAGGGCGACAAGGTGACAAAGGGCCAGAAACTCGTCACCCTGGAAGCCATGAAGATGGAACATGGGCTGACCGCCCCCTTCGATGGCATGGTGGAAGACATGCCGCACGCGCAGGGCGCTCAGGTGCAAGAGGGGACGTTGCTGGTCCGGATCGTGGCGGAGGAAGAGGCATGAGCGGGCGCTATTATGACGAATGGCAGGTCGGCGACCGCGTCACGCACCCGATCCGCCGAACCGTCACCGAGACGGACAATCTTCTCTTCTCTTGCATGACCCATAATCCGCAGCCCCTGCATATCGACCGGCAAGCGGCGGAGGCCAGCGAGTTCGGCCAGATCCTCGTCAACGGCACCTTCACCTTTTCGTTGATGATCGGCCTGTCGGTCGGGGAAACGACCTTGGGCACGCTGGTCGCCAATCTGGGCTATGACAAGCTGGTCATGCCCAAGCCGGTCTTCATCGGCGACACGATGCATGCGACCAGCGAAGTGATGGAACTGCGCGAGAGCCGATCGCGCCCGACCGCCGGTCTCGTCACGTTCCGCCATGAACTCATCAACCAGCGGGATGAGATCGTCTGCCAATGCCTGCGCACCGCGCTGCTGCAGCGCAAGCCGATATGAGGCTGCGCTCGCTGCTGTTCGTGCCGGGCGATCGGCCAGAGCGCTTTGCCAAGGCGGCGGCGAGCGGGGCCGACGCGATGATCCTGGACCTTGAGGATTCGGTTTCTCACGGCAGCAGGGGGAAGGCGCGCGATGCCGTCGCAGACTATCTCGCTATCCCCGCGGCCACCAAGCGCTTCGTTCGGATCAATCCGGTCGATGGCGGTTGGCTTGATGATGATTTCGCGGCGGCAAGGGGCGCCGACGGCATCATGCTGCCCAAGGCGGAGGGTGCGCAGACCATTCGCCTGATCCTGT
Encoded here:
- a CDS encoding LysR family transcriptional regulator yields the protein MIERYLVQYFLAVMDLGNFSRAAQQCRVSQPTLSVGISKLETIVGHMLFHRTNRRVELTSFGATFAPHARRIEAEFAKAMQAMAVDQKVKLIRIGIVSTLPSPWMEAATQQACSVDGERLEVVEGRMRDLLPRLERGRVDVVIGVLGSDAREQDMLFEEGYALALPDKHPLAHHEIVEAEDVRDAQMIVRRNCEALSDVSRFFTQRGIRPFFAARTTNDDRSVALVRAGLGITVMPRCFAQPGVAMPNLSGFDQRRRIGLITAPASASRSADSQCLQRYASAIKAAAIGGAMLR
- a CDS encoding isovaleryl-CoA dehydrogenase, with the protein product MIKIEWERPVTPDFDFALGENADMIRDTTARFAADRIAPLAVKIDAEDWFPRDELWTEMGALGLHGITVEEEWGGLGLGYLEHVLACEEVSRASASIGLSYGAHSNLCVNQIRRWGNDEQKAKYLPKLISGEHVGSLAMSEAGAGSDVMSMKLRALETDGGYVLDGTKFWITNAAYADTLVVYARTGEGSRGVTAFLIEKGMPGFSIGQKIDKVGMRGSPTAELVFDGCEVPRDNIMGPLNGGAKVLMSGLDYERTVLAGIQLGIMQACLDTVIPYVRDRKQFGQPIGSFQLMQAKIADMYVALNSARAYVYAVAKSCDAGRTTRFDAAGAILLASENAVRVALEAVQALGGAGYTRDWPVERFMRDAKLLDIGAGTNEIRRMLIGRELIGASQ
- a CDS encoding carboxyl transferase domain-containing protein; this translates as MSGSVLDTALSPDSEAFRANAAHNRALADRLRADVAAAALGGGAVARERHVGRGKLLPRDRVENLLDIGSPFLEIGQLAANGLYGDEVAGGGIVAGIGRVAGRQVMIAANDATVKGGTYFPMTVKKHLRAQEIALENHLPCIYLVDSGGANLPHQAEVFPDRDHFGRIFYNQAQMSARGIPQIACVMGSCTAGGAYVPAMSDETVIVRNQGTIFLAGPPLVQAATGEVISAEDLGGGDLHGRKSGVVDHVADSDDHALSIVRDIVSTLSPQATPPVNLQEPMPPKYDPAELYGIIPQDVRAPYDVREVIARIVDGSAFHEFKALYGTTLVCGFAHIWGMPVAILANNGVLFSESAVKGAHFIELACQRRIPLLFLQNISGFMVGGKYEAEGIAKHGAKLVTAVATAQVPKITVLIGGSFGAGNYGMCGRAYQPRFLFSWPNSRISVMGGEQAASVLSTVHRDAKSWSAEQAEAFKAPIREKYEQEGNPWYATARLWDDGIIDPAQTRDVLGLAFAAALNAPIPERPSFGLFRM
- a CDS encoding acetyl/propionyl/methylcrotonyl-CoA carboxylase subunit alpha; translated protein: MIQALLIANRGEIACRVIRTARRLGIRTIAVYSDADAHALHVALADEAVHIGAAPVRESYLLGDRIIAAAQETGAEAIHPGYGFLSENADFAQAVLNAGIIWVGPDPASITAMGLKDAAKALMADAGVPVTPGYMGENQDADHLAQQAAAIGYPVLIKAVAGGGGKGMRLVDQPSDFADALLSCQREASSSFGNAHVLIEKYIQRPRHIEVQIFGDRHANIVHLFERDCSLQRRHQKVIEEAPAPGMDAQTREALCAAAVRAAKAVDYVGAGTIEFIADASEGLRADRIWFMEMNTRLQVEHPVTEAITGQDLVEWQLRVASGEPLPCKQDELAISGWAMEARLYAEDPAKGFLPSIGRLDAFDLGDSVRVDTGVAEGATISPYYDPMIAKLIAHGDTRDAARIALAAALDRSVVWPLRTNAGFLVKALAHPDFAAGDVDTGLIARAGEALMPATLPSEAALTRASASISGTGALAGFRLNGARRRTGHVLVDGQPVDVMVGKGGRTLAEPPQAQRLVTEHGRSWQVTAWRAAPAGAAAAGDGAILAPMPGRIIAVAVTKGDKVTKGQKLVTLEAMKMEHGLTAPFDGMVEDMPHAQGAQVQEGTLLVRIVAEEEA
- a CDS encoding MaoC family dehydratase; the encoded protein is MSGRYYDEWQVGDRVTHPIRRTVTETDNLLFSCMTHNPQPLHIDRQAAEASEFGQILVNGTFTFSLMIGLSVGETTLGTLVANLGYDKLVMPKPVFIGDTMHATSEVMELRESRSRPTAGLVTFRHELINQRDEIVCQCLRTALLQRKPI